In Zingiber officinale cultivar Zhangliang chromosome 1A, Zo_v1.1, whole genome shotgun sequence, the DNA window TcctcacttgatgatatccgcaAGCACCTGGCCGAGTTCCGCCTCCGTGGACCTTCCGCCGCCGGTGAGCGCCCCGCGTCCTCTCCCTCCCTATCCTTCCAGGAGATCTTCAAAAGCAGCACTATTTCGAAGGCCGGTGACGATATGGCTGACAGGAAGAGCCAAGGGTTGTCATTTGACAGCATTCGCGAGAGCCTCCGCCAGTTTAGGGACTCGTCCGCGCCGAGCGGCCTTCGGAGAGACAGCTTCCCTCCAAGACCGTTCAATTTCAGCCCCTTCCGTGAAGACACTCGGATCCGTGGAGGCGAGCCGGAGAAAGGCCCGTCTATCCTCGGAGGAGAAAATTTGCCCGAATCCATATTCGGGAAAGAGTTGAGGGAGAAAGCCGATCAGGGAGAAGCCAAAAAAGGTCCAAGGACAGATTTTTTAAGGTCGTATAGCCATGATGAGTTGGGGGAGAAGCTCCGCATGCTGAGGCCTGAAGTAGCTGACAAGGGCAACAAGGAATTCTCTTTGACAGAGTTGAATGATAGGCTGGCTAAGCTGAGGGAAGCAGAAGAGAAAGAATCGGAAATGAGGTTGGGTGGGCTATCATTCAGGGATCTCCGAGATAGCCTAGCGTCAATCAGTCAGTCAGTAACCAAGAAGAACTCCAACAGTAAGGCTTTCTTTGACTGGCTTGCTCTTCGTTTTTCATCTCTTAGTCATTGCAAGTATATAATTACTTGTATTCATATTTGAGCAGTTCAGAGATTAACAATCCTTTCAAATCTTACTGGGCAACCTTTACCACAGTTCATGCAAAACCCCCCTCAGGAACATCTCTTAGAGAAGGTTAAAATCatgatgttatgttatgattggtTTACTAGCTTGATCTATCAATATTATACACTTCCTTGGTGttaataaattttgtttattgCAGTATTTCCATCCCGATAACATGTCTTCTGCGGAGAAGATGAAGTTGGAGCTAAAAGGGGTCAGAGAAGAATTTAAAATGTCTGAATCGGATTGTGGTTCTGTAAGGGTTCAAGGTAAAAATTTGGAGCTATTCATTTTAGATGCCTCAAAATCAACAGCTGGTTGACCATCTGAATTTCTGAAAGAACATTAGCTATGGCTATGAAAAAAAATTGGTAGCTATGATGTGTTATCAATTGTCAAGGTATAAATGAAttattttgtttataaaaaacAACACTAGTTAAACGAAAATTGTCTGATtaagatatgtttagttcataTTTTAGATAAAACTATTTGGCAACAGGTCAAATGGAAGttctttttatgtgattttgtttCATTGTATAAgaattttctactcttgaatcttGATCAATCCTGTTCTGTGAAACAAACATTGGGTTAACTATGCTTGGTACTGTAGAATAGAGTGAAATCAATTCCATGTGTGAATTCTAATGCTCCCATAAGGTAGTGTCCACATCCTAGTGCAATGTCGATCCAATTTCATTTATTCCTTATTTTAATAAATAGAATAAGGCATTCCACCTGTCTATGAAATGCAAGATTATTTACTTGTTTCAAAGTCCTAGATTGAGCTTGTAGGATAGACAAATTGGTCAATTTGACTAGGCCAACCATGCAACATGAAATGATAGGTTAAATAATTGTGTGGCCATAAGCTTGGTGCTTTACATTACTACCAGCAGGAGTATGTTTTGCCTTTATCTTTCTATCATCGTTTCTCAACAAATAGGTTAGCCTAAGGGTGTGGATAGCTCCATGAACACTGCATAGTTTGTAATACGGAATCTTTAAAGACACTATCTTATCAAGTTGAGTTTGCCTTGGATTTGAACTGTCTGTGAATCAGATCCAAATTTAACGATTTATTATTGAACcaatgatgaaccaaattgagttgaTTTGATTCATATAGGAAGAATGATATGTTTTAGACTTGTCTTCCTTTTTTTCATGGTTTCTTCCCCACAATCCTCATACTGCAGAATCTTAATGCACCACTCTCCTCTCCATCCCTCATTGCCTAGTTATTATTTAACCGGTCAGCATCTTCCAACAATTACAAGTTATTCGTAGCACCACTTCGTCTTCCTAGTCAAAGCAAGTCTCTCCTCTGGTTCTTCTCTTTGTCCTCGTGTTTCTTCTTGCTTTCTTCTCCACACTCAATCTTCATCCTAGGAAGACGATTCCTAGGACACTAATATGAGAGAGGATGGGTGAGTCCAAGTAACAAAGGCTGTTGGGTTTTATGTTGTGGATACTTCAATACTTGTCGCTGCTATATTTTCtcatttattgttattgttcagCAAAAATCTCCATATAATGATTTTCTTGGAATCTATGAATTTGTTTCATGGTTGTGAATTACGTGCCACTAGATGTTTAACATGTTGACTATGATTTTTTTGTGTAGTGGCGTTACTTACTACAAAAATTAAGTACCTGAACAATGTTCTACACAAAAAGGTAACAAAGCGTTTTgcagtgttcttcatcttctttgcaTGATTGATCATGGATGTCATTGTTGTTTTTAAATTGCGTTTCTGTCGGATCACAGGACAAACACTCGAGGAGAGGGCTGGTGCAGATGTTCCAAACCAGAAAGAAGCTTCTTAAGTATCTCAGAAGAACAGATTGGGATTCATATTGCCTGGTGTTGTCAAAGCTCAACCTCAAGGATGTGCCAGAGTATAAGAAACCAAAATTCAATACAGAGAACAAAAGCAAGcacaaaagcaagaagaagaagaagaacaagaagaggaAACAGAAGGCCTGAAAAGAGATTTGATCTATGAtggcaaggagaggagaggagaggagaggagaggctaCAAGGTGGAAACTGCTTTGCAATGTGCTTTTTGATGCTGGCGAACCGCACAGCTAGTCAGTATATTACGTGTTATCATGCATCTAAGAACACCATTCTTGATAAGATGTTGGTTTTGCAATAATGTTGGAAATGATTTCCTAACTCCAAGTTCtgattttatcatatttttcttttatccAGAAAGAGCTAGTTGAGGGTAGAAATCAAGCACTTTTGGTGCCCTGTTCAATTTGCATTT includes these proteins:
- the LOC122033531 gene encoding formin-like protein 1, encoding MAAVYLKLKSKTLTPLRSLRPFSSSSSPPPPPPDADADTSEPSAPSPRSSYSSVFSDIKERLKAPPAPPRRIPADPPPPPPLSSPSSQPSSLDDIRKHLAEFRLRGPSAAGERPASSPSLSFQEIFKSSTISKAGDDMADRKSQGLSFDSIRESLRQFRDSSAPSGLRRDSFPPRPFNFSPFREDTRIRGGEPEKGPSILGGENLPESIFGKELREKADQGEAKKGPRTDFLRSYSHDELGEKLRMLRPEVADKGNKEFSLTELNDRLAKLREAEEKESEMRLGGLSFRDLRDSLASISQSVTKKNSNIQRLTILSNLTGQPLPQFMQNPPQEHLLEKYFHPDNMSSAEKMKLELKGVREEFKMSESDCGSVRVQVALLTTKIKYLNNVLHKKDKHSRRGLVQMFQTRKKLLKYLRRTDWDSYCLVLSKLNLKDVPEYKKPKFNTENKSKHKSKKKKKNKKRKQKA